A genomic segment from Amphiprion ocellaris isolate individual 3 ecotype Okinawa chromosome 17, ASM2253959v1, whole genome shotgun sequence encodes:
- the LOC111567979 gene encoding bone morphogenetic protein 10-like, protein MTASVFSTLGFVHSLNVLLLVLPGLSSSSPIKSIESRHRASAGRDVADGQLVDAQDFLSQFLSTLNLTMLRAQTGPLAAHKEAPQYMLELYNRFANDRTAVPSANIVRSYKNEESSPYSIGNRGVRIHPLLFNISLPHHEHITIAELRLFTLVRRAQRPYPGFDCKVTIYKVHEGVVWTKEVGKEGRRRDKEEVVEMKDLEELVTKHIHAKDNSWVLFDLTHVVSLWRKSGCATHRLEVHVASVGSEDEGSVEIDFDRNLDRKHNAVMIVFSDDQSRDHKQDKQELNAMIKHENDLPENMGRSQQPLWEHVNHNTGRVNQDEQDKQSLMQLQSNLIYDTPPRIRRNVKSESCKRTPLFVDFKDIGWDTWIIQPLGYEAYECNGVCNPPMTDEVSPTKHAIVQTLLSVKSPERASRACCVPTKLEPISLLYHDNGVITFNHKYEGMVVAECGCR, encoded by the exons ATGACCGCTTCAGTTTTCTCCACCCTTGGATTTGTCCACTCTCTGAATGTCCTACTTCTGGTGCTGCCTGGTTTGAGCTCGAGCAGCCCCATCAAGTCTATCGAGAGCCGTCACAGGGCCTCCGCTGGTAGGGATGTGGCTGACGGTCAGCTAGTCGATGCGCAGGACTTTCTGAGCCAGTTTCTGTCCACACTGAACCTCACAATGCTGAGGGCCCAGACCGGGCCCCTCGCTGCCCATAAAGAGGCACCACAGTACATGCTGGAGCTGTACAACCGATTCGCCAATGACCGCACTGCTGTGCCATCAGCCAACATTGTGCGCAGTTACAAGAACGAAG AATCTTCACCCTACAGTATAGGAAACAGGGGTGTAAGGATACATCCCCTTCTGTTCAATATCTCCCTGCCCCACCATGAGCACATCACAATAGCAGAGCTTCGCCTCTTTACTCTGGTTCGGAGGGCCCAAAGACCGTATCCTGGCTTTGACTGCAAGGTGACGATCTACAAAGTACACGAGGGTGTCGTGTGGACAAAAGAGGTGGGGAAAGAAGGGAGAAGGAGGGATaaagaggaggtggtggagatgAAGGATTTGGAGGAACTGGTGACAAAGCATATTCATGCCAAAGATAATAGCTGGGTGTTGTTTGACCTGACTCATGTGGTTTCACTCTGGCGGAAGTCGGGGTGTGCAACTCACAGACTGGAGGTTCACGTTGCAAGTGTGGGGTCAGAGGACGAGGGCTCGGTTGAGATTGACTTTGACAGGAACCTGGACAGGAAACACAACGCAGTGATGATTGTTTTCTCAGACGATCAGAGCAGAGAccacaaacaggacaaacaagAGCTCAACGCGATGATCAAACATGAGAATGACCTTCCTGAAAACATGGGCAGGAGCCAACAACCGCTCTGGGAGCATGTTAATCACAACACTGGCCGTGTTAACCAGGACGAGCAGGACAAACAGTCTCTCATGCAGCTGCAGTCCAACCTTATCTATGACACACCTCCTCGAATCCGTCGCAATGTTAAGAGCGAGTCATGCAAGAGGACGCCTCTCTTTGTGGATTTTAAAGACATCGGATGGGATACATGGATCATCCAGCCTCTGGGCTACGAAGCGTACGAGTGCAACGGTGTTTGCAACCCACCCATGACCGATGAGGTCTCGCCTACCAAACATGCCATCGTGCAGACACTGCTGAGTGTTAAGAGTCCTGAGAGGGCATCGCGTGCCTGCTGTGTTCCCACTAAGTTGGAGCCCATCTCACTCCTTTATCACGATAACGGGGTGATCACATTCAATCACAAGTATGAGGGGATGGTGGTGGCAGAGTGCGGCTGTAGATAG
- the arvcfa gene encoding splicing regulator ARVCF isoform X2, producing the protein MPAEVKEEQSSEGPPPLTLSQEAKEATLDNLLSTTDELDTPTSIASVMTSTNESSTETDTPQQTDTEESKAAEQEGEQAPNESQESSKTQQEDFQTSPDLTSTPVVPEERPAEQPVPEANTEPPESAAPTTTTTSSTPAPSQPQLFLQPGEPHAVNPDSQSRVYTLPDAYRGIGGDLCAGYGSLSRVTLHGYWPTKNFQPGAHYTLPFLRDSYAPAGLSSQAEEDGLSERAENPLDMKTDHSAAGYSTLGGIHQFRPITTMELLREPSRTRSGYDDAFMAQLEGNLNPFFQAMCRAQTLQLPHKRSSMVSLDSIRRDPRWRDPNLHEVISMLSHPMDPVKSNAAAYLQHLCYENDRIKQEVRQLNGVPILVELLDHPKAEVHRKACGALRNISYGKDHNNKMAIKSCDGIQALVRLLRKTSSMEVKELVTGTLWNLSSHEPLKLTVINQGLQTLTGEIIIPHSGWRRDSADPSKLQSAEWTTVFKNTSGCLRNVSSDGAEARQRLRECEGLVDALLHALQSAVVNKDTDNKSVENCVCILRNLSYHVHKEIPGAERFQEPHANHLMRSVGHQKKKNEPDCFTGKRPKEEWFNQGLELLYQPEVVRLYLSLLTCSHNHNTLEAAAGALQNLAAGHWAWSSYIRATVRKEKGLPILVELLRSDVDKVVRAVAIALRNLAMDRRNKDLIGNYALRDLVSNLPCGQQHPAKNLEGDTVVSILNTIHEIITDNLENARVLIQGHAVQKLVAINKSSQSARETKAASHVLQTIWTYKDLRNTLTKAGWNKSHFKPTTSGVTKKSKSGKQGSDDITLPLMDKNQDVYASLEPNDRVGDGKGPVVERDSLQAISERKHFIRAGRPAVGLMDNKPPPLDSWV; encoded by the exons GAACAGAGTTCAGAGGGGCCTCCTCCTCTCACTTTGTCCCAGGAGGCCAAAGAGGCAACTCTGGATAACCTGCTGTCCACCACTGACGAACTGGACACGCCCACCTCCATCGCCTCCGTGATGACCTCCACCAATGAAAGCTCCACAGAGACCGACACCccacagcagacagacactgaG GAGTCCAAGGCTGCTGAACAAGAAGGCGAACAGGCCCCGAATGAGAGCCAAGAATCCTCAAAGACGCAGCAGGAGGACTTCCAGACGTCACCTGATCTCACATCCACTCCGGTGGTTCCAGAAGAGCGTCCCGCTGAGCAGCCGGTCCCTGAGGCAAACACCGAACCCCCCGAGTCTGCAGCACCGACCACGACGACAACCAGCAGCACCCCGGCACCCTCCCAGCCTCAGCTGTTTCTGCAGCCCGGAGAGCCTCACGCAGTGAACCCAGACAGCCAGAGCAGAGTCTACACCCTCCCTGACGCTTACAGAGGCATCGGGGGCGACCTGTGTGCCGGATATGGAAGCCTCTCCCGCGTCACCCTCCACGGCTACTGGCCCACCAAAAACTTCCAGCCCGGCGCCCACTACACCTTACCCTTCCTCAGGGACAGCTACGCCCCCGCAGGCCTCAGCAGCCAGGCGGAGGAGGACGGCCTCAGCGAACGGGCAGAAAACCCTCTGGACATGAAGACAGATCACTCAGCCGCCGGTTACTCGACACTAGGGGGAATCCACCAGTTTAGGCCAATTACCACCATGGAGCTCCTCAGGGAGCCGTCCAGAACCAG AAGTGGCTACGATGACGCCTTCATGGCCCAGCTGGAGGGGAACCTGAACCCTTTCTTCCAGGCCATGTGCCGAGCTCAAACGCTGCAGTTACCCCACAAACGCAGCAGCATGGTCAGCCTGGACAGCATCCGAAGAGACCCACGCTGGAGAGACCCCAACCTGCACGAGGTGATCTCCATGCTCAGCCACCCGATGGACCCGGTCAAATCCAACGCGGCTGCCTACCTGCAGCACCTGTGTTACGAGAACGACCGGATCAAGCAGGAGGTCCGCCAGCTGAATGGGGTGCCCATCCTGGTGGAGTTACTGGACCACCCTAAAGCCGAAGTCCATCGCAAGGCCTGCGGCGCTTTGCGTAACATCTCCTATGGAAAAGACCACAATAACAAAATGGCCATCAAGAGCTGCGATGGCATCCAAGCTTTAGTCAGACTACTGAGGAAGACCAGCAGCATGGAGGTCAAGGAGTTAGTCACAG GGACTCTGTGGAACCTGTCATCGCATGAGCCACTAAAGCTGACGGTCATCAACCAGGGACTTCAAACACTGACTGGCGAAATCATCATCCCACACTCAGGCTGGAGGAGAGACTCGGCCGACCCGTCCAAGCTGCAGAGCGCAGAGTGGACCACGGTCTTCAAGAACACCTCTGGGTGTCTGAG GAACGTCAGCTCGGATGGGGCGGAGGCTCGGCAGAGACTGAGGGAGTGTGAGGGGCTGGTGGATGCGCTCCTTCATGCCCTTCAGTCAGCTGTTGTCAACAAGGACACGGACAATAAG TCGGTGGAGAACTGCGTCTGTATCCTTCGAAATCTATCCTATCACGTTCACAAAGAAATACCAGGAGCCGAGCGATTTCAGGAGCCCCACGCTAATCATCTGATGAGATCAGTGGgacaccagaagaagaagaacgaACCGGACTGTTTTACAGGGAAAAGACCCAAAG AGGAGTGGTTCAATCAAG GGTTGGAGCTGCTGTACCAGCCGGAGGTGGTGAGGCTTTACCTCTCTCTTCTCACCTGCAGTCACAACCACAACACCCTGGAGGCAGCTGCAGGAGCGCTGCAGAACCTCGCTGCAGGACACTGGGCT TGGTCCAGCTATATTCGGGCGACagtgagaaaagagaaaggcCTGCCTATTCTGGTGGAGCTGCTGCGCTCAGACGTGGACAAAGTTGTGCGAGCCGTGGCCATCGCTCTCCGCAATCTGGCCATGGACAGAAGGAACAAAGACTTAATAG GGAACTACGCTCTGAGGGACCTTGTCAGTAATCTTCCTTGTGGGCAGCAGCACCCGGCGAAGAATCTTGAGGGAGACACTGTGGTGTCTATTCTGAACACGATTCATGAGATCATCACAGATAACCTGGAGAACGCCCGAGTGCTGATTCAGGGTCACGCTGTGCAAAAACTGGTGGCCATAAATAAGTCAAG CCAATCAGCACGGGAGACCAAGGCAGCTTCCCACGTGCTCCAGACAATATGGACCTACAAGGACCTGAGAAACACCCTGACCAAGGCAGGCTGGAACAAGAGCCACTTTAAG CCCACAACTTCTGGAGTGACTAAAAAATCCAAGAGTGGAAAGCAAGGCAGCGATGACATCACCTTGCCTCTCATGGACAAAAACCAAG ATGTATATGCCAGCTTAGAGCCAAATGACAGAGTTGGAGATGGAAAGGGGCCCGTTGTGGAAAGAGACAGTCTTCAG GCGATAAGTGAGCGAAAACACTTCATCAGAGCTGGCAGGCCTGCAGTGGGCCTCATGGATAACAAACCTCCACCGCTGGACTCCTGGGTGTAA
- the arvcfa gene encoding splicing regulator ARVCF isoform X1: protein MPAEVKEEQSSEGPPPLTLSQEAKEATLDNLLSTTDELDTPTSIASVMTSTNESSTETDTPQQTDTEESKAAEQEGEQAPNESQESSKTQQEDFQTSPDLTSTPVVPEERPAEQPVPEANTEPPESAAPTTTTTSSTPAPSQPQLFLQPGEPHAVNPDSQSRVYTLPDAYRGIGGDLCAGYGSLSRVTLHGYWPTKNFQPGAHYTLPFLRDSYAPAGLSSQAEEDGLSERAENPLDMKTDHSAAGYSTLGGIHQFRPITTMELLREPSRTRSGYDDAFMAQLEGNLNPFFQAMCRAQTLQLPHKRSSMVSLDSIRRDPRWRDPNLHEVISMLSHPMDPVKSNAAAYLQHLCYENDRIKQEVRQLNGVPILVELLDHPKAEVHRKACGALRNISYGKDHNNKMAIKSCDGIQALVRLLRKTSSMEVKELVTGTLWNLSSHEPLKLTVINQGLQTLTGEIIIPHSGWRRDSADPSKLQSAEWTTVFKNTSGCLRNVSSDGAEARQRLRECEGLVDALLHALQSAVVNKDTDNKSVENCVCILRNLSYHVHKEIPGAERFQEPHANHLMRSVGHQKKKNEPDCFTGKRPKEEWFNQGWKNGFMDRKYSTLDLPKRTELMKGLELLYQPEVVRLYLSLLTCSHNHNTLEAAAGALQNLAAGHWAWSSYIRATVRKEKGLPILVELLRSDVDKVVRAVAIALRNLAMDRRNKDLIGNYALRDLVSNLPCGQQHPAKNLEGDTVVSILNTIHEIITDNLENARVLIQGHAVQKLVAINKSSQSARETKAASHVLQTIWTYKDLRNTLTKAGWNKSHFKPTTSGVTKKSKSGKQGSDDITLPLMDKNQDVYASLEPNDRVGDGKGPVVERDSLQAISERKHFIRAGRPAVGLMDNKPPPLDSWV from the exons GAACAGAGTTCAGAGGGGCCTCCTCCTCTCACTTTGTCCCAGGAGGCCAAAGAGGCAACTCTGGATAACCTGCTGTCCACCACTGACGAACTGGACACGCCCACCTCCATCGCCTCCGTGATGACCTCCACCAATGAAAGCTCCACAGAGACCGACACCccacagcagacagacactgaG GAGTCCAAGGCTGCTGAACAAGAAGGCGAACAGGCCCCGAATGAGAGCCAAGAATCCTCAAAGACGCAGCAGGAGGACTTCCAGACGTCACCTGATCTCACATCCACTCCGGTGGTTCCAGAAGAGCGTCCCGCTGAGCAGCCGGTCCCTGAGGCAAACACCGAACCCCCCGAGTCTGCAGCACCGACCACGACGACAACCAGCAGCACCCCGGCACCCTCCCAGCCTCAGCTGTTTCTGCAGCCCGGAGAGCCTCACGCAGTGAACCCAGACAGCCAGAGCAGAGTCTACACCCTCCCTGACGCTTACAGAGGCATCGGGGGCGACCTGTGTGCCGGATATGGAAGCCTCTCCCGCGTCACCCTCCACGGCTACTGGCCCACCAAAAACTTCCAGCCCGGCGCCCACTACACCTTACCCTTCCTCAGGGACAGCTACGCCCCCGCAGGCCTCAGCAGCCAGGCGGAGGAGGACGGCCTCAGCGAACGGGCAGAAAACCCTCTGGACATGAAGACAGATCACTCAGCCGCCGGTTACTCGACACTAGGGGGAATCCACCAGTTTAGGCCAATTACCACCATGGAGCTCCTCAGGGAGCCGTCCAGAACCAG AAGTGGCTACGATGACGCCTTCATGGCCCAGCTGGAGGGGAACCTGAACCCTTTCTTCCAGGCCATGTGCCGAGCTCAAACGCTGCAGTTACCCCACAAACGCAGCAGCATGGTCAGCCTGGACAGCATCCGAAGAGACCCACGCTGGAGAGACCCCAACCTGCACGAGGTGATCTCCATGCTCAGCCACCCGATGGACCCGGTCAAATCCAACGCGGCTGCCTACCTGCAGCACCTGTGTTACGAGAACGACCGGATCAAGCAGGAGGTCCGCCAGCTGAATGGGGTGCCCATCCTGGTGGAGTTACTGGACCACCCTAAAGCCGAAGTCCATCGCAAGGCCTGCGGCGCTTTGCGTAACATCTCCTATGGAAAAGACCACAATAACAAAATGGCCATCAAGAGCTGCGATGGCATCCAAGCTTTAGTCAGACTACTGAGGAAGACCAGCAGCATGGAGGTCAAGGAGTTAGTCACAG GGACTCTGTGGAACCTGTCATCGCATGAGCCACTAAAGCTGACGGTCATCAACCAGGGACTTCAAACACTGACTGGCGAAATCATCATCCCACACTCAGGCTGGAGGAGAGACTCGGCCGACCCGTCCAAGCTGCAGAGCGCAGAGTGGACCACGGTCTTCAAGAACACCTCTGGGTGTCTGAG GAACGTCAGCTCGGATGGGGCGGAGGCTCGGCAGAGACTGAGGGAGTGTGAGGGGCTGGTGGATGCGCTCCTTCATGCCCTTCAGTCAGCTGTTGTCAACAAGGACACGGACAATAAG TCGGTGGAGAACTGCGTCTGTATCCTTCGAAATCTATCCTATCACGTTCACAAAGAAATACCAGGAGCCGAGCGATTTCAGGAGCCCCACGCTAATCATCTGATGAGATCAGTGGgacaccagaagaagaagaacgaACCGGACTGTTTTACAGGGAAAAGACCCAAAG AGGAGTGGTTCAATCAAG GTTGGAAAAATGGATTTATGGACAGAAAGTACAGTACATTGGATTTACCAAAACGTACAGAACTAATGAAAG GGTTGGAGCTGCTGTACCAGCCGGAGGTGGTGAGGCTTTACCTCTCTCTTCTCACCTGCAGTCACAACCACAACACCCTGGAGGCAGCTGCAGGAGCGCTGCAGAACCTCGCTGCAGGACACTGGGCT TGGTCCAGCTATATTCGGGCGACagtgagaaaagagaaaggcCTGCCTATTCTGGTGGAGCTGCTGCGCTCAGACGTGGACAAAGTTGTGCGAGCCGTGGCCATCGCTCTCCGCAATCTGGCCATGGACAGAAGGAACAAAGACTTAATAG GGAACTACGCTCTGAGGGACCTTGTCAGTAATCTTCCTTGTGGGCAGCAGCACCCGGCGAAGAATCTTGAGGGAGACACTGTGGTGTCTATTCTGAACACGATTCATGAGATCATCACAGATAACCTGGAGAACGCCCGAGTGCTGATTCAGGGTCACGCTGTGCAAAAACTGGTGGCCATAAATAAGTCAAG CCAATCAGCACGGGAGACCAAGGCAGCTTCCCACGTGCTCCAGACAATATGGACCTACAAGGACCTGAGAAACACCCTGACCAAGGCAGGCTGGAACAAGAGCCACTTTAAG CCCACAACTTCTGGAGTGACTAAAAAATCCAAGAGTGGAAAGCAAGGCAGCGATGACATCACCTTGCCTCTCATGGACAAAAACCAAG ATGTATATGCCAGCTTAGAGCCAAATGACAGAGTTGGAGATGGAAAGGGGCCCGTTGTGGAAAGAGACAGTCTTCAG GCGATAAGTGAGCGAAAACACTTCATCAGAGCTGGCAGGCCTGCAGTGGGCCTCATGGATAACAAACCTCCACCGCTGGACTCCTGGGTGTAA